The Brassica napus cultivar Da-Ae chromosome C7, Da-Ae, whole genome shotgun sequence genome has a segment encoding these proteins:
- the LOC106391669 gene encoding uncharacterized protein LOC106391669 produces the protein MAHEAFVLGKKYKEKKLVKKLLRCLPTKFGAHKAVSQMTTNTDELKFDKLVGMLKAQEMETDNSSVSTSSSAPRSVALVADKDTDRFQKIEDDIGMLVRNFGKTNSSSGRNQYGRHGGDRGNGRRRESLRCYECGGVGHIRFDCPVAQPRELKCSECGGVGHTRRECPNSKKGKGVPLQSSDDSESEEDGKVIKNLVAFGARKEGSIKSTDSDLSTDDEEYHVLLNKWLRVKDQNLRLEDMAQKQNELLEELREELAAVNEKNESLEQENSKLRKVAIGEQERARMLERDLVDNHKQIRMLNSGSKELDKILSMGQPAKANWGLGYRGAESTKEVQQKWLSHFVHGSTSKNGAKGACQEVRRDVRQGVRQEVLQRAAVSNKPKVVHQCNNMKVRQEVLKHGCATSTRKETDRCISNCVRPSKKQHRMCCWFCGKVEHKKVECFAREKSRNMAKKVNKTFTKPKRVEEVSLAKSGLLDEIKDETSEDGCSSVRSDLQEDQEASSVESGHGVVCDTKGKEIEVRQEVVRDDLQGCEITPRQ, from the coding sequence ATGGCGCATGAAGCATTTGTACTTGGGAAGAAgtacaaggagaagaagctggtaaagaagttactACGCTGTCTTCCAACAAAGTTTGGAGCTCACAAGGCGGTTTCGCAGATGACTACAAACACGGATGAGCTCAAGTTTGACAAGCTTGTGGGTATGCTGAAGGCACAAGAGATGGAGACAGACAATAGTTCAGTCTCTACATCAAGCAGTGCGCCAAGGAGTGTGGCGCTTGTAGCTGACAAAGATACTGATAGGTTtcagaagattgaagatgacaTTGGTATGCTGGTCAGGAATTTTGGTAAGACGAATTCTTCTAGTGGGAGGAATCAGTATGGTCGCCATGGAGGTGATCGTGGCAATGGCAGAAGGAGAGAAAGTCTCAGGTGCTATGAGTGTGGAGGCGTTGGTCACATAAGATTTGATTGTCCTGTAGCACAGCCAAGAGAACTTAAGTGTTCTGAGTGCGGAGGTGTTGGACACACACGACGTGAATGTCCAAACTCAAAGAAGGGAAAAGGAGTTCCATTGCAGTCGTCTGATGATTcagagtctgaagaagatggaaaagTGATAAAGAACCTTGTTGCATTTGGTGCACGCAAGGAGGGATCTATTAAGTCCACTGATTCAGATCTCAGCACAGATGATGAGGAGTATCATGTGCTGCTTAACAAGTGGTTGAGGGTCAAGGATCAGAATCTGAGATTGGAGGATATGGCTCAGAAGCAGAACGAGTTGCTTGAAGAACTTCGTGAAGAACTTGCGGCTGTGAATGAGAAGAATGAGTCTCTTGAGCAGGAAAATAGCAAGCTGAGGAAAGTTGCTATTGGTGAACAAGAGAGAGCAAGGATGCTGGAACGTGATTTGGTTGACAATCACAAACAGATCAGGATGCTCAACAGTGGATCCAAGGAGTTGGATAAGATACTCTCGATGggtcaaccagccaaggcgaaTTGGGGACTGGGATATCGAGGAGCTGAGAGTACTAAGGAAGTACAACAGAAGTGGCTATCACATTTCGTGCATGGGAGCACATCAAAAAATGGAGCCAAAGGAGCTTGTCAGGAAGTACGTCGGGACGTACGACAGGGAGTAAGGCAGGAAGTTCTACAGCGCGCAGCTGTGAGTAACAAGCCGAAAGTAGTACATCAGTGCAACAACATGAAGGTCAGACAGGAGGTTCTGAAACATGGTTGTGCAACTAGTACAAGGAAGGAGACTGATCGGTGCATCAGCAACTGTGTCAGGCCAAGCAAGAAGCAGCATCGGATGTGCTGTTGGTTCTGTGGGAAGGTTGAACACAAGAAGGTGGAGTGTTTTGCTCGCGAGAAGAGCAGAAACATGGCCAAGAAGGTGAACAAGACGTTCACTAAGCCCAAGAGGGTTGAAGAGGTGTCCTTAGCCAAGAGTGGCTTACTTGATGAGATCAAGGATGAGACATCAGAAGATGGATGCAGCTCTGTTAGGAGTGATCTTCAGGAAGATCAAGAAGCATCAAGCGTGGAGTCAGGACACGGAGTTGTCTGTGACACAAAGGGGAAGGAGATCGAAGTGCGTCAGGAAGTGGTGCGAGATGATCTTCAGGGGTGTGAAATCACTCCAAGACAATAG